The genomic segment GGAATGCCGAGCGAAGCCGCCGGACCGGTCGCCGAGACCGTCACGCCGATTTTCACGTCCGCCAAAACCTGATTGCTGAATACCGCCGAGAAACTGATGGACATTGCCGCGACGGTCATTGCGACCGTCTTGCCGCGTAAAGCCAACTTCATTGATTTGCGCCCCGTAAATCGTGTTTTGCGTGAAGAACCGCCTGCCGATATGCCCGAATTTAGCGCCCGCTTCGAATCGCCGACCAGCGGGTCGGGAAATGCAGTTTAGCGGACGAAAGCGCCGTGCAGCAAGCGATTTGAAGGGTTTCCGCTGCGCTTTGGCATCGTTTTTTCAGCGCATTTGCAACGCGGCAGCGCAAGGCGGAAAACCTCGGGAAAACCCCCGCTTAAAATCACCCGGCGGGATTATTCGTATTATCGACGGGCAAATAAAAAAGCGCTGTTGGACTCATCCAACAGCGCTTTTCGGTCGGGCACTTTGTGCCTCATGTCTCCTCGTTCTCCACCTCAAAAATCTGGGTGCAACAGAACTAGGACGCATGTTAAAGAACGCAACACTGCACGACAACCTAGCATTTACCCTAGTGGTGCACAAAAGCACCTCATCGGGGCGTATTTCTTGCAATACAGCGTGCTTCTCGCAATTGCACTATTGGTTCGGATCGCGAACCAAATACCTTCATCCTTGCAGCGGCCGAACCCGCGCGACGATCTCCCCGACGATCCCGCGGCGGAACGCCAGCACGCACGCGATGAAGATGACACCTGTCACGATCGTCACCGATTCGCCGAGCGAGTTGAACCACGCCACGCCCGTGATGCGCGCGATGCCGCTGCCGATATCCCCGAGCCGGTCCTCCAGCGCGACGATGATCGCCGCGCCGAGCAGCGGCCCGAACATCGTGCTCATGCCGCCGACGAGCGTCATCAGCACGACGAGGCCGGACATGGTCCAGTAGGCGTCGCCGAGCGTTTCGAAGCCGAGCACGACCGTCTTGAGCGAACCGGCGAAACCGGCCAGCCCCGCCGACAGCACGAACGCGAGCAGCTTGTAGCGCGAGGTGTCGTAGCCGAGCGAAATCGCGCGCGGCTCGTTTTCCTTGATCGCGATCAGCACTTGCCCGAACGGCGAATGTACGATCCGCACGATCAGCGCGAACGCGAACAGCATCACGACGAGCACGACGTAATAGAGCGTGATGTCGTTGCCGAGATCCACGACGTTGAAGAGCTTGCCGCGCGGCACACCTTGCAGACCGTCCTCGCCGTGCGTGAACGGCGCCTGCAGAAAGACGAAGTACACCATTTGCGCGAGGGCGAGCGTGACCATCGCGAAGTAGATGCCCTGACGCCGGATCGCCAGCAGGCCGGCGACGAGCCCGAGCAGCGTCGCCGCCGCCGTGCCCGCGATCACGCCGAGTTCCGGCGTGAAGTTGAGCGACTGGATGGCGTAGCCCGTGACATAACCCGCCGTCGCGAGGAACATCGCGTGCCCGAACGACAGCAGCCCCGTATAGCCGATCAGCAAGTTGAACGCCGCCGCGAACAGCGCGAAACACAGCACCTTCGCCATGAACAACGGATACACGCCGACGAACGGCGCCAGGGCCAAGCCGATCAGCAACAGGGCGTAGAGCGCTTTTCTCTGCATCATTTTTCCTTGCCGAAGAGTCCTGCCGGGCGAATCATCAACACGATCGCCATGATGACGAAGACGACCGTCGCGGACGCTTCCGGATAGAACACGCGCGTGAAGCCCTCGATCACGCCGAGCAGCAGGCCGGTGAGAATCGAACCCATGATCGAACCCATGCCGCCGATCACGACGACCGCGAACACGGTGATGATCATCGACTGGCCCATCAGCGGCGAGACCTGAATGACCGGCGCGGCCAGCACGCCCGCGAACGCCGCGAGCGCGACGCCGAAGCCGTAGGTGAGCGTGATCATCATCGGCACGTTGATGCCGAACGCCTCGACGAGCTTCGGGTTCTCCGTGCCCGCGCGCAGATACGCGCCGATACGCGTCTTCTCGATCACGAACCACGTCGCGAAACACACCGCGAGCGATGCGACGACCACCCACGCGCGATAGTTCGGCAGGAACATGAAGCCGAGATTGGTCGCGCCCGACAGCAGCGACGGCACGTCATAGGGCTGGCCCGACGAACCGTAGATGGAGCGGAACACGCCTTCGACCACGAGCGTGAGGCCGAAGGTGAGCAAGAGCCCGTAGAGATGGTCGAGCTTGTAGAGCCAGCGCAGCATCGAGCGCTCGACGAGCACGCCGAACAGCCCGACGATGAGCGGCGCGAGCACGAGCATCGCCCAGTATGGAATGTTGAGATACGAGTAGCCCATCCACGCGAGCATCGCGCCCAGCATGAAGAGCGCGCCGTGCGCGAAGTTGATGACGTTGAGCAGGCCGAAGATCACCGCGAGCCCGAGGCTCAGGATCGCGTAGAACGAGCCGTTCACCAGCCCAAGCAGCAGCTGGCTCATCATTGCGGCGAGTGGAATGCCGAATATTTCCATTGAACCTGCCGTCAGAAACGTGTTGACGCGGGTGCGACGGCGAAGCGGCCCTTTCGGCCGCCCGCCGCGCGAACGCGCTAAAGCACTACCGAACGCTTACTTCCAGAGCTTGCAGCGCGACTCCGCCTTCGTGCCGAACGCCTGATCGCCAGGAATCGTCGCGGTGATCTTGTAGTAGTCCCACGGCTCCTTCGATTCCGACGGCTTCTTCACTTCCATCAGGTACATGTCGTGGATCATCGCGCCGTCTTCGCGGATCGTGCCCTTCGCGTAGAAGTCGTCGATCTTGGTCTTGCGAAGCTGCGCCATCACCTTGTCGCTGTCGGTCGTGCCGGCTGCCTGCACGGCCTTCAGGTACGTCGTCACGGCGGAGTAGTCCGCTGCCTGCAGGCTCGACGGCATCTTCTTCATCTTGCCGAAGTAACGCTGTGCCCACTTGCGCGTGGTTTCATCCTTGTTCCAGTACCAGCTGTCCGTCGCGACGAGGCCTTGCGTCGTCTCCAGTCCGAGGCTGTGGATATCGTTGATGAAGATGAGCAGCGCGGCGATCTTCATCGACTTGGTGATGCCGAATTCCTTCGCGGCCTTGATCGAGTTGATCGTGTCGCCGCCCGCGTTCGCGAGGCCGAGCACCTGTGCCTTCGATCCCTGCGCCTGCAACAGGAACGACGAGAAGTCCGACGCGGACAGCGGATGGCGCACCTCGCCCAGCACCTGGCCGCCGTTGGCCTTCACGACATCCGATGTGTTCTTTTCCAGCGCCTTGCCGAACGCATAGTCGGCGGTCAGGAAGTACCACGTCTTGCCGCCCTGCTTGGTCACCGCGGAACCGGTGCCCTTCGCGAGCGCCATCGTGTCGTACGCGTAGTGGACCGTGTACGGCGAGCATTGCTCGTTGGTCAGGTTGTCCGCGCCCGCGCCGATGTTGATATACGGGGTCTTCTTTTCCGCCGCGACTTGCGCGGTGGACAGCGCCGTCGCCGAGTTCGTGCCGCCGATGATCACGTTTACGCCATCGCGGTCGATCCATTCGCGTGCGCGCGATGCGGCGATGTCGGCCTTGTTCTGGTGATCCGCGTAGACGAGTTCGATCGGCTTGCCGTTGACCTTGCCGCCGAAATCTGCGATCGCCATGCGAATGGCTTCGAGGCCGCCGGGGCCGTCGATATCGGCATACAGGCCCGACAGATCGGTGACGAAACCGATCTTCACGCTATTGCCGTCGGCGGCGCTGGCGCTCGTGCTCATCACCGCCACACTCGCCGCCGCAGCCGCAAAGCACAGAGTAGAGAGGCGCGCGAGGGTCTTCTTTTTCATTCCAGTCTCCATGAGTTTTGATTCGATGCGTGTTACTGGTGTTGCCCTGCTGATGTCCTGCGATGTGCTGCGCTGAAGAGAACTACACCCCGAGCAATTCGTGCAGCACTGGCATCTTCGCTTCGAGTTCCCCCGCGCCGAAATGCTCGACGATGTTTCCGTGCTCCATCACGTAAAAGCGGTCCGCGAGCGGCGCCGCGAAACGAAAATTCTGTTCGACCATGACGATGGTGTAACCGCGCGACTTCAGCATGAGAATCATGCGCGCGAGTGTCTGCACGATGACCGGCGCGAGACCTTCCGAGATTTCATCGAGCAGAAGCAGATTCGCGCCCGTGCGCAGAATGCGCGCGACAGCCAGCATCTGCTGCTCGCCGCCCGAAAGACGCGTGCCCTGGCTGGCGCGGCGCTCCTTCAGGTTCGGGAACATCGAGTAGATCTCGTCGAGCGACATCGCGTCCTTGGCGGGGCCGATGAGCGGCGGCAGAAGCAGGTTCTCCTCGCACGACAGGCTCGAAAAAATGCCGCGCTCCTCCGGACAATAGCCGACCCCGTAATGCGCGATCCGGTGCGTCGCAAGCCCGATGGTTTCGTTTCCCGCGACGCGAATCGAGCCCGTCCTCCGTCCCGTCAATCCCATGATGGCGCGCAGCGTCGTCGTGCGGCCCGCGCCGTTGCGGCCGAGCAGCGTCACCACTTCGCCGCGATTCACCTTGAGGTCCACGCCGTGCAGGATGTGCGATTCCCCGTACCACGCCTGCATACCCGAAATTTCCAGCGCGGGCACATTGCCCGCCGCGCCGTTCGCCTCGCGCGAGCGGCGCTCCTCCACGGTCGTACTCATGCATGCGCTCCGGTGAGCGCCGCATCGGCGCTGCCCATGTAGGCTTCCATCACGAGCGGATTCTTCGACACTTCCGCATAGCTGCCTTCGGCCAGCACTTCGCCGCGCTGAAGTACGGTGATGGTGTCGGAGATGCCCGCGATCACGTTCATGTTGTGCTCGACCATCAGGATGGTGCGGCCCGCCGACACTTTCTTGATCAGCGCCGTCACGCGATCGACGTCCTCGTGGCCCATGCCTTGCGTGGGTTCGTCGAGGAGCATGAGCTCGGGCTCCATCGACAGGGTGGTCGCGATTTCCAGCGCGCGCTTGCGGCCATACGAAAGCTCGACAGTCTTCGTATCGGCGAAATCGGTGAGGCCGACTTGCGTGAGCAGGTCCATCGCGCGATCGTTGAGCGCATCGAGCGAACGTTCGCTGCGCCAGAAATGGAACGACGTGCCCAATTGCCGCTGCAGGCCGATCCGCACGTTCTGCAAGACCGTCAGATGCGGAAACACGGCGGAAATCTGAAACGAGCGGATGATGCCGCGCCGCGCGATATGCGCAGGCCGTTCGCGCGTGATGTCCGTGCCGTTGAAAACGATCTGGCCCGCAGTGGGTTCGAGGAACTTGGTGAGCAGATTGAAGCAGGTGGTCTTGCCTGCGCCGTTCGGTCCGATCAGCGCGTGGATCGATCCGCGGCGCACGCGCAGGTTCACGCCATTCACGGCCGTGAAGCCTTTGAATTCCTTGGTGAGCCCTCGCGTTTCGAGAATGGTGTCGCCGAGAATCATGTCCCCTTCCATGCGAAGTGAGACGCTGGGCAAACCGTGTTCGCCTGCGCCTTATTATTTCTTTCCGCGCGCACCGAACGTTGTCCCCATTCCGGTACTGCTTCGCTTCGCGCACCGCTGTTGCGGCCGCACAAAGTGTGCACGTGGCATGCCGAGCATCACTAATTCCGGGGCCATTGTCGCGCCAATGATGCAGCGCAATCATTGGGATTTGCACTAACTAACGAAATGCTTGGAGCCTTCAGCCATGCACGCAATAAGGGCATGACGAATGCTTATTCCCTGCGCGGGTAAGCATTGCACCGTGCACGTCATGCGCGCGCCATGCACATGTCATCCCGACATGTGAAGCACGGTTTTCATCGACCTGTCACGCAAGCGCCGTTGCAATCACTTCCTGCGCCTCGATGCCGCGCCGGTCCTCGCGAATCATGGCGCTTGCGCGCTCTGCGATCATGAGCGTCGGCGAGTTCGTGTTGCCCGACGTGATCGTAGGCATCACCGATGCGTCGACCACGCGCAGCCCGCGCACGCCGATCACGCGCAAGCGGCTGTCGACGACCGCGCCCGGATCGTTGTCCGTGCCCATGCGGCACGTGCCGACCGGATGGAAGATCGTCGTGCCGACCTTGCCCGCGGCTTCGGCGAGTTCTTCCTGCGTCTGATACTGGATGCCCGGAAGAATCTCTTCGGGCGCGTATTGCGCCAGCGCGGGCGCGCCGACGATGCGCCGCGTGAGCCGCAACGAATTCGCGGCGACTTCGCGGTCGCGCTCCGTCGACAGATAGTTCGGTGCGATCAACGGCGCTGCATGTGCATCCGGCGATTCGATATGCACGCTGCCGCGCGATGTCGGCCGCAGATTGCACACCGATGCCGTGAAGGCGTTGAACGCATGCAGCGGCTCGCCGAAGCGTTCAAGCGACAAAGGCTGGACGTGATATTCGACATCGGCCCGCTTGATCGATGCGTCATCGGGATTCGACTTCGCGAACGCGCCGAGCTGCGACGGCGCCATCGACATCGGGCCGCTTCGCATCAAAGCGTATTGCATGCCGATGAACAGCTTGCCCCACCAGTGCGCCGACAACGTGTTGAGCGTACGCACACCGTTGACCTTGTACGCCATGCGCAATTGCAAGTGGTCCTGCAGATTTTCGCCGACGCCGCGCAGGCTCTTCACGACATCGATGCCGAGCCGTTGCAGACGCTCGCCATTGCCGATACCCGACAGTTCGAGAATCTGCGGCGAATTCACCGCGCCCGCGCTGAGGATGACTTCGCGATGCGCACGCGCGATGTAATCGACATCGCCGCCGCGATACTCGACGCCGACACAGCGCGTGCCTTCGAACACGAGACGCTGTGTATGCGCACCGGTGATCGTGGTGAGATTGGGACGCTTCATCGCTTCGCGCAGGAAGGCTTTCGCCGCGTTCCAGCGAATCCCGCCGCGCTGGTTCACTTCGAAATAACCGACACCCGTGTTGTCGCCGCGATTGAAATCGTCCGTCGCGGGAATGCCGCTTTGTTGCGCGGCTTGCGCAAAGGTTTCGAGAATCTTCCACTTGAGGCGCTGCTTCTCGACGCGCCATTCGCCGCCCGCGCCATGCCATGAATTGCCGCCGCCGTGATGATCCTCGCTGCGCATGAACACGGGCAGCACCGAATCCCACGACCAGTTCGGATCGCCGCTGACGTGCGCCCACTCGTCGTAGTCTTCGCGCTGGCCGCGCATGTAGATCATGCCGTTGATCGACGAGCATCCGCCGAGCACGCGTCCGCGCGGATACGCCAGCGTGCGGCCGTTCAGACCCGCTTCGGCCTGCGTCTTGTAGAGCCAGTCCGTGCGCGGATTGCCGATGCAATACAGATAGCCGACCGGAATGTGGATCCAGTGATAGTCGTCCTTGCCGCCGGCTTCGAGCAGCAGCACGTTCACGTCCGGATCTTCGGTGAGCCGATTCGCAAGCACGCATCCCGCCGTGCCCGCGCCGACGATGATGTAGTCGAATTCACCTTCCAGCTTGCGCGCGTTCTGTTTCATCGATGTCTCCTGGTGCGCCGTCTATTGCCGTCTATTGCGACTCAACCCGAGCGTACTGCCGGATGCGCCCCCGAATCCAATGAGATATGTTCAATTGAGATATAAGAAGCTTTAATATCAGCCGATGGACTACACCTTATTGCGCGCATTTATCGCCGTCGCACGCGAAGGCAATCTGACGCGTGCCGCCGCGCAACTGCATCTCACGCAGCCAGCCGTCAGCCTGCAGATCAAGAACCTGCAGGAGATGCTGGGCGTCGTGCTGTTCTCGCGCACGTCGCACGGTCTTCTGCTGACGCGCGATGGCGAAGCGCTGCTGCCGCACGCCGAACGCGCGCTCGCCGCCGCCGCCGACGTGCAGCGCGCGGCGGCCGCGCTGCGTCATGAAGTGAGCGGCACGCTGCGCATCGGCACGATTCTCGATCCCGAGTTTCTGCGCCTCGGCGGCTTTCTGCGGCAACTGGTGGAGACGCATCCGCGCATCGAGACCTCCCTGCGGCACGGCA from the Caballeronia sp. NK8 genome contains:
- a CDS encoding branched-chain amino acid ABC transporter permease, with the translated sequence MQRKALYALLLIGLALAPFVGVYPLFMAKVLCFALFAAAFNLLIGYTGLLSFGHAMFLATAGYVTGYAIQSLNFTPELGVIAGTAAATLLGLVAGLLAIRRQGIYFAMVTLALAQMVYFVFLQAPFTHGEDGLQGVPRGKLFNVVDLGNDITLYYVVLVVMLFAFALIVRIVHSPFGQVLIAIKENEPRAISLGYDTSRYKLLAFVLSAGLAGFAGSLKTVVLGFETLGDAYWTMSGLVVLMTLVGGMSTMFGPLLGAAIIVALEDRLGDIGSGIARITGVAWFNSLGESVTIVTGVIFIACVLAFRRGIVGEIVARVRPLQG
- a CDS encoding branched-chain amino acid ABC transporter permease produces the protein MEIFGIPLAAMMSQLLLGLVNGSFYAILSLGLAVIFGLLNVINFAHGALFMLGAMLAWMGYSYLNIPYWAMLVLAPLIVGLFGVLVERSMLRWLYKLDHLYGLLLTFGLTLVVEGVFRSIYGSSGQPYDVPSLLSGATNLGFMFLPNYRAWVVVASLAVCFATWFVIEKTRIGAYLRAGTENPKLVEAFGINVPMMITLTYGFGVALAAFAGVLAAPVIQVSPLMGQSMIITVFAVVVIGGMGSIMGSILTGLLLGVIEGFTRVFYPEASATVVFVIMAIVLMIRPAGLFGKEK
- a CDS encoding ABC transporter substrate-binding protein, which produces MKKKTLARLSTLCFAAAAASVAVMSTSASAADGNSVKIGFVTDLSGLYADIDGPGGLEAIRMAIADFGGKVNGKPIELVYADHQNKADIAASRAREWIDRDGVNVIIGGTNSATALSTAQVAAEKKTPYINIGAGADNLTNEQCSPYTVHYAYDTMALAKGTGSAVTKQGGKTWYFLTADYAFGKALEKNTSDVVKANGGQVLGEVRHPLSASDFSSFLLQAQGSKAQVLGLANAGGDTINSIKAAKEFGITKSMKIAALLIFINDIHSLGLETTQGLVATDSWYWNKDETTRKWAQRYFGKMKKMPSSLQAADYSAVTTYLKAVQAAGTTDSDKVMAQLRKTKIDDFYAKGTIREDGAMIHDMYLMEVKKPSESKEPWDYYKITATIPGDQAFGTKAESRCKLWK
- a CDS encoding ABC transporter ATP-binding protein, translated to MSTTVEERRSREANGAAGNVPALEISGMQAWYGESHILHGVDLKVNRGEVVTLLGRNGAGRTTTLRAIMGLTGRRTGSIRVAGNETIGLATHRIAHYGVGYCPEERGIFSSLSCEENLLLPPLIGPAKDAMSLDEIYSMFPNLKERRASQGTRLSGGEQQMLAVARILRTGANLLLLDEISEGLAPVIVQTLARMILMLKSRGYTIVMVEQNFRFAAPLADRFYVMEHGNIVEHFGAGELEAKMPVLHELLGV
- a CDS encoding ABC transporter ATP-binding protein, with the translated sequence MILGDTILETRGLTKEFKGFTAVNGVNLRVRRGSIHALIGPNGAGKTTCFNLLTKFLEPTAGQIVFNGTDITRERPAHIARRGIIRSFQISAVFPHLTVLQNVRIGLQRQLGTSFHFWRSERSLDALNDRAMDLLTQVGLTDFADTKTVELSYGRKRALEIATTLSMEPELMLLDEPTQGMGHEDVDRVTALIKKVSAGRTILMVEHNMNVIAGISDTITVLQRGEVLAEGSYAEVSKNPLVMEAYMGSADAALTGAHA
- a CDS encoding GMC family oxidoreductase codes for the protein MKQNARKLEGEFDYIIVGAGTAGCVLANRLTEDPDVNVLLLEAGGKDDYHWIHIPVGYLYCIGNPRTDWLYKTQAEAGLNGRTLAYPRGRVLGGCSSINGMIYMRGQREDYDEWAHVSGDPNWSWDSVLPVFMRSEDHHGGGNSWHGAGGEWRVEKQRLKWKILETFAQAAQQSGIPATDDFNRGDNTGVGYFEVNQRGGIRWNAAKAFLREAMKRPNLTTITGAHTQRLVFEGTRCVGVEYRGGDVDYIARAHREVILSAGAVNSPQILELSGIGNGERLQRLGIDVVKSLRGVGENLQDHLQLRMAYKVNGVRTLNTLSAHWWGKLFIGMQYALMRSGPMSMAPSQLGAFAKSNPDDASIKRADVEYHVQPLSLERFGEPLHAFNAFTASVCNLRPTSRGSVHIESPDAHAAPLIAPNYLSTERDREVAANSLRLTRRIVGAPALAQYAPEEILPGIQYQTQEELAEAAGKVGTTIFHPVGTCRMGTDNDPGAVVDSRLRVIGVRGLRVVDASVMPTITSGNTNSPTLMIAERASAMIREDRRGIEAQEVIATALA